GGTGGCATTATCTGTGAGCCTGTGGCAGCAGAGATTACATACGGAACAGAGCGGCTTGCTATGTATCTGCAAGGTGTTGAATCTGTTTTTGATATTGTCTGGAATGAAAAAGATGGAAAAGTTACCACATATGCAGATGTGCATAAAGAGAGTGAGTATGAGTTTAGTAAATACAATTTTGAAGTAGCAGATGTAGATATGCTGTTCCGTCATTTTGAAGATGCTGCTGCTGAGTGTCGTCGATGTCTTGATGCAGAATTGCCTCTGCCTGCATATGATCAGTGTATGCTTGCATCTCATCTTTTTAATACCCTTGATGCACGAAAGGCTATTTCAGTTACAGAGCGTGCCAATTATATCTTAAAAATCAGAGAACTTGCCAAAGGGTGTGCTACTCTTTATAAAGAACAAGAGAGCGATAGAGAGGCACGTATAAGAGGGAACGGCAATTGAGAGTAGGTGAAATATATGACATTTTAGATAGTTTAAGCCCGTTTGAATTGCAAGAAAAGTGGGATAATAGCGGGCTTTTGCTTGGATCAAAAGAGCAGGATGCCCGGCAAATAGTATTAAGCGTAGATATAGATTTTCAAATGATTGAAGAGGCTGATGAAAATACGCTTTTTATTCTTCATCATCCTCTTATATTTTCAGGTCTTAAACGTCTATTGTGGAATGAGTATCCTGCTAATTTACTCAAAAAGATGATATGCAAAAATCATGCAATGATTGCAATGCACACCAACTTTGATCAGACTCATCTAAACTCTTATGTTTTTACTAGAGTTCTTGGGTTTGAAGATTTTGAATCTCAAGGGTTTGTTTGTAAAGCAGTTGGTGAATGGAATACAGATGAGCTTTTAAAGCATATTAAAGAGAGTTTAGGTCTAAAGGTTATGCGTATTGTTGGGTATAAAGATACAATAAAAAGTATTGCACTTACTACAGGAGCAGGTGCAAGTTTGATGGATAATATAGACGCTGAACTCTTTTTAACAGGTGACATAAAGTACCATGATGCAATGAAGGCTATTTCAAAAGGTTTGATGTTGGCTGATATCGGACACTTTGAAAGTGAGCGATATTTTGCCAATGCTTTGGGTGAACATTTGAAAAATTTGCCGATTCCGGTTATAATTGCACAATCAATTAACCCCTATAGCTACATTTAATTGCAAGGAAATCCATGAACAAGCATCTTGAAGAGCTGATTGAGCTTTCAAAAATTGATCAGTCTATTGATTCATTTGAGCCAAAAGTCAAGCAGGCAAAGACAAAGTTAGAACAGATTGAAAACCAAGAGTCTGATGTTGCTAAAGAGATAGAGAGTCTGCAAGAAGAGATTAAAGATGCAGAACTTAAAAAGGCTAAAAACGACCTTCATATTCAAGAGTTGACAGCAAAGCTGGATGCTAACAAGAAGAAGAGTGCTGAAGCAAAAACAGAAAAAGAGATAAAAGCTTTACAGCTTGAAGAAGAAATTGCTAGAGAACAGCTTGATTTTGCTAATGAAGAGATTGAGCGACTCGACAAGCTTATTGATACACGTAAAGCTGAAATTGAAGCAAAGCATTCTGAACTTGAAGAGCTTAAAGAGCAGAGTGCTCAGATTAAAGAAGATGTAGAGAAAGAGCTTGTTGAAATCGAAAAGCAGAAACAGGAACTCTTTGAGAAAAAACAGAAACTTGTTTCAAAAATGAGCCAGAAAATTTTGGCTTTCTATGACAAGATTAGAAGATGGGCAAAAAACAGTGCAGTTGTACCTGTACGCAAACAGGCATGCATGGGCTGTTATATGAAAATTAATGACAAAACCTATGCTGAAGTAATCAAGGGTGAAGAGATTACTACCTGCCCACACTGCGGACGAATTTTATACCTTGAGC
This region of Hydrogenimonas thermophila genomic DNA includes:
- the glyQ gene encoding glycine--tRNA ligase subunit alpha, with protein sequence MITFTDLLLKLQTFWAQQGCNIVQPYDIPAGAGTFHPATLLRSLDSKPWAAAYVAPSRRPTDGRYGENPNRLGAYYQFQVLIKPSPDDIQDLYLKSLEYLGLDLSKHDIRFVEDNWESPTLGAWGLGWEVWLDGMEVTQFTYFQQVGGIICEPVAAEITYGTERLAMYLQGVESVFDIVWNEKDGKVTTYADVHKESEYEFSKYNFEVADVDMLFRHFEDAAAECRRCLDAELPLPAYDQCMLASHLFNTLDARKAISVTERANYILKIRELAKGCATLYKEQESDREARIRGNGN
- a CDS encoding Nif3-like dinuclear metal center hexameric protein; amino-acid sequence: MRVGEIYDILDSLSPFELQEKWDNSGLLLGSKEQDARQIVLSVDIDFQMIEEADENTLFILHHPLIFSGLKRLLWNEYPANLLKKMICKNHAMIAMHTNFDQTHLNSYVFTRVLGFEDFESQGFVCKAVGEWNTDELLKHIKESLGLKVMRIVGYKDTIKSIALTTGAGASLMDNIDAELFLTGDIKYHDAMKAISKGLMLADIGHFESERYFANALGEHLKNLPIPVIIAQSINPYSYI
- a CDS encoding zinc ribbon domain-containing protein, which produces MNKHLEELIELSKIDQSIDSFEPKVKQAKTKLEQIENQESDVAKEIESLQEEIKDAELKKAKNDLHIQELTAKLDANKKKSAEAKTEKEIKALQLEEEIAREQLDFANEEIERLDKLIDTRKAEIEAKHSELEELKEQSAQIKEDVEKELVEIEKQKQELFEKKQKLVSKMSQKILAFYDKIRRWAKNSAVVPVRKQACMGCYMKINDKTYAEVIKGEEITTCPHCGRILYLEPQKEEANAE